Proteins encoded within one genomic window of Lynx canadensis isolate LIC74 chromosome B4, mLynCan4.pri.v2, whole genome shotgun sequence:
- the CREM gene encoding cAMP-responsive element modulator isoform X15, translating into MQKPIMAVTGDETAATGDMPTYQIRAPTTALPQGVVMAASPGSLHSPQQLAEEATRKRELRLMKNREAARECRRKKKEYVKCLENRVAVLENQNKTLIEELKALKDLYCHKAE; encoded by the exons ATGCAGAAGCCCATCATGGCTGTAACTGGAGATGAAACAG CAGCCACTGGTGACATGCCAACTTACCAGATCCGAGCTCCTACTACTGCTTTGCCACAGGGAGTAGTGATGGCTGCCTCACCAGGAAGTTTGCACAGTCCCCAGCAACTAGCAGAAGAAGCAACACGCAAACGAGAGCTGAGGCTAATGAAAAACAG GGAAGCTGCCCGGGAGTGtcgcaggaagaagaaagaatatgtcAAATGTCTTGAAAATCGTGTGGCTGTGCttgaaaaccaaaacaagacTCTCATTGAGGAACTCAAGGCCCTCAAAGATCTTTATTGCCATAAAGCAGAGTAA
- the CREM gene encoding cAMP-responsive element modulator isoform X18, with the protein MPTYQIRAPTTALPQGVVMAASPGSLHSPQQLAEEATRKRELRLMKNREAARECRRKKKEYVKCLENRVAVLENQNKTLIEELKALKDLYCHKAE; encoded by the exons ATGCCAACTTACCAGATCCGAGCTCCTACTACTGCTTTGCCACAGGGAGTAGTGATGGCTGCCTCACCAGGAAGTTTGCACAGTCCCCAGCAACTAGCAGAAGAAGCAACACGCAAACGAGAGCTGAGGCTAATGAAAAACAG GGAAGCTGCCCGGGAGTGtcgcaggaagaagaaagaatatgtcAAATGTCTTGAAAATCGTGTGGCTGTGCttgaaaaccaaaacaagacTCTCATTGAGGAACTCAAGGCCCTCAAAGATCTTTATTGCCATAAAGCAGAGTAA
- the CREM gene encoding cAMP-responsive element modulator isoform X16, which produces MQKPIMAVTGDETAATGDMPTYQIRAPTTALPQGVVMAASPGSLHSPQQLAEEATRKRELRLMKNREAAKECRRRKKEYVKCLESRVAVLEVQNKKLIEELETLKDICSPKTD; this is translated from the exons ATGCAGAAGCCCATCATGGCTGTAACTGGAGATGAAACAG CAGCCACTGGTGACATGCCAACTTACCAGATCCGAGCTCCTACTACTGCTTTGCCACAGGGAGTAGTGATGGCTGCCTCACCAGGAAGTTTGCACAGTCCCCAGCAACTAGCAGAAGAAGCAACACGCAAACGAGAGCTGAGGCTAATGAAAAACAG GGAAGCTGCTAAAGAATGTCGACGTCGAAAGAAAGAATATGTAAAATGTCTGGAGAGTCGAGTTGCAGTGCTGGAGGTTCAGAACAAGAAGCTCATAGAGGAACTTGAAACTTTGAAAGACATTTGCTCTCCCAAAACAGATTAG
- the CREM gene encoding cAMP-responsive element modulator isoform X17 — protein sequence MAAATGDMPTYQIRAPTTALPQGVVMAASPGSLHSPQQLAEEATRKRELRLMKNREAARECRRKKKEYVKCLENRVAVLENQNKTLIEELKALKDLYCHKAE from the exons atggctg CAGCCACTGGTGACATGCCAACTTACCAGATCCGAGCTCCTACTACTGCTTTGCCACAGGGAGTAGTGATGGCTGCCTCACCAGGAAGTTTGCACAGTCCCCAGCAACTAGCAGAAGAAGCAACACGCAAACGAGAGCTGAGGCTAATGAAAAACAG GGAAGCTGCCCGGGAGTGtcgcaggaagaagaaagaatatgtcAAATGTCTTGAAAATCGTGTGGCTGTGCttgaaaaccaaaacaagacTCTCATTGAGGAACTCAAGGCCCTCAAAGATCTTTATTGCCATAAAGCAGAGTAA